The Trinickia acidisoli genome includes a window with the following:
- the rfaH gene encoding transcription/translation regulatory transformer protein RfaH, producing MNWYLVHTRPRQEGRAVENLERQGYRCYLPLLTIERIRRGKQCVVVEPMFARYLFIELDDSGTGQSWAPIRSTKGVSRLVMFGGRAAKVEEALISVLRAPAEIEARHPERLFTPGERVRMVEGAFAGIEAVYQMSDGNQRAMVLIELLSRPVRLTVPIAQLTKA from the coding sequence CATACAAGGCCGCGACAAGAAGGGCGCGCGGTTGAAAATCTCGAACGGCAAGGCTACAGGTGCTATTTGCCTTTGCTTACGATCGAGAGGATTCGGCGCGGAAAGCAGTGCGTCGTGGTCGAGCCCATGTTCGCGCGTTATCTCTTCATCGAACTCGACGATAGTGGAACCGGCCAAAGCTGGGCCCCTATTCGATCTACAAAGGGTGTCAGCCGGCTCGTGATGTTCGGAGGCCGAGCGGCTAAAGTGGAAGAGGCGTTGATATCGGTGCTGCGCGCGCCGGCCGAAATCGAAGCCAGGCATCCCGAACGGTTATTTACGCCGGGAGAGCGGGTTCGAATGGTCGAAGGTGCGTTTGCCGGCATTGAAGCCGTCTACCAGATGAGTGACGGCAACCAGCGCGCGATGGTGTTGATCGAGTTGTTAAGCCGGCCTGTGCGGCTGACCGTACCGATAGCGCAGTTGACGAAGGCTTGA